The following nucleotide sequence is from Mesobacillus jeotgali.
CATTCTCAAAAGGATCCTGGCCGCCGAAATTATGCCATAACCCCAGTGAAATAGCTGGCAATTTAAGTCCTGATTTGCCGCATCTGTTATAAGTCATTGTTTCATAGCGATTGCTGTCTGGTTGATATGCCATTAATTGAAACCTCCATTAAATAGTCTGTTTTAGTTACCAACCCAATGGGTCAGCTTGAAGCTTTTGTTCCCATATCTCCTCTATCTTTTCTGCTTTTTCAACAGAGATACTTTTATCTGAAGCAGACAGATTTTCTATCAGCTGCTCGAGATTTTTGTTTCCAGGAATGACGGTAGAGACTTCCTGATAATTAAGAATATACCTTAAAGCCAACTGGACCAACGATTCACCAGGTTCCAGCATTTCCTTAAGGACAGGCAGGAGTTCTGCTCTTTTCTTAAGCTGTTCACGGCTCCAGCGACTCCGGATGTCTGTAAAAATACTGTTTTCACCATATTTGCCTGACAGCCACCCAGAATCAAGCGGAACTTTTACAATCAGTCCGACATTTTTTTCTGCTGCCTTCTTGAAGGCTTTTCTTGGTTCCTGATGAAAAATGTTGAACATCACCTCAATAACCTGGCTTCCGGTATTCCGAATCAGCTCATCCATTTCTCTCGCAGAGTCCACTGAAGCACCATAAGCCCGGATCTTGCCTTCCTGTTTGAGGGATTCCAACACATCAAAGTGATCCGTAACCCCGGTCAGGATTTCAAACGGTGGGTTATGAAGCAAAATCGAATCAAGATAATCCGTTTTAAGCCGGCGTAGGCTATTTTCAACCGAACTGCGGATCTTCTGTGAATCGAAATTCAGGGTGTTATCTGGATGATGACCGAACTTGCTGTTAATCACCGCCTCGCTCCTTCTTCCAGTAAGAGCTTTCCCAAGCAATGACTCACTATTGCCCCCGCCATAATTAGGGGCGGTATCAAAGAAATTGCAGCCCTGCTCAAGCGCTTCATGCACCAGCTTGACTGCCTGATTGTTCTCCATACCTTCCCAGTCCCTGGCGTTCCCGAGCTGCCAGGCACCAAACCCAACTTCCGATACTTTTATCCCTGTGCTTCCAAGCTGCCTGTATTTCATCCGCTTCGCCTCCTTAAAGAAAACTACTTATGCTGTTTGCACCCTGTCATCAACCAGGACCTTCTTCTCCCAGACTCGGCTTCTCCATCTGATATACATAATGATTCCTCTGAACCATTCATCAACGATAAAAGCTATCCAGATGCCAGAAAGACCGAAGCCCATTGTAATTCCTAAGAAATAGGCGAGCGGAACACTGATTCCCCACATCGAGACAAGTGCCATTTTCACAGGGAATACCGCATCTCCAGCTGCCCGGAGAGAACTGATTACAACGATGTTGAAGGTTCGGCCAGGTTCCAGTATCAAGCAAAGGAGCAGAACCATACTTCCTTCCCTGATGATTTCCTTATTATCGGTAAAGACCCCAAGTATAGGTTCTCTGACTGCAACGATTACCACGGTAATCGCCATTGTGATGATGATACTTAGCTTCAAACTTTTTAATAGCTGATGGTAGGCTTTATCAAACTCTCTTGCCCCTACTTTATATCCAATCAGTATTTGCGTGCCCTGGCCAATCGCGATTCCGAATAGCATCATAAATGACATGATGTTAAAGGTGTATACCCTTGTTGTCAGTGCCATAGCCCCCAGCAACCCAATAATGACGGTAATGGCCATCTGGCTGGTGTTATACACAACATTTTCACCAGCAGAAGGAACACCTATCTTCAATATCTTTTTGATAAAAGATTTATTGAAGTTCAAATAATCTTCTACAGCAATTTTCATAGGGAGCCTGCGGTACAGCAGCCGGAATATCAGAATCACTGCGATTGCCCGAGATATGGCTGTTGAAATAGCAACACCCTGAACACCCATTTCCGGTACGCCGAATAGTCCGTAAATAAATATACTGTTACCCGCTAGGTGGATGATGTTCATGACGATCGAAATCACCATTGCCTCTTTTGTTAACCCGTTTGCCCGCAGTATAGCTGATGCAGTAACAAGGAGCGCCTGGGTAAAAAGTGTTCCGCCAACAATCGTCAAATACTGTTGAGCAAGACGGTGTATTTCGGGCGTCAGATTGAACATTTGTAAAAATAAATCGTTGAAAACAACAACAATGATACTGACCAGCACTCCAAATATGAGATTCAGAGAGAGTGAGAGACCTGAAATCTTCCTTGCATCAACCTGCAGTCCTGCTCCAAGGTTTTGTGATACCAAAACTGCAGTTCCTGTGGCTACAAAACCAAATACAAGGATCATGAAAAATACGAGCTGATTGGCCACCCCTACAGCCGCAACAGCTTCGTCCGAAATATGGGACAGCATGAAAGTATCCGTGCTGCCCATTAACATGTGCAAGAACATTTCTATAAAAATAGGCCAGGTAAGTGCTAATAAGCCAATCTGTTTAGGCAGACTGTTGTTTTTCTGTATAGTCATCTTGCATTTCCACCTTTTAAAGTTCACTATGATGGTCAGTATTACGCTGGCCTCCGCTCATTCAACTGTGATTGTTAATAAATTTTTAAGCAACGCAATGGAATAGAAGGAAAAAGGCAGAAAAGACTTGCTGTTCTGCCTCTTGATTCAGACCTATTTGAATTTTATTGGCGAATTTCATAATAATTCGACCACATTTTGAGTTTTATTGGCGAATTTTTAAATAATTCGACCACATTACCAATTATTTCGACCAAGTCGCCCCATCCGCTAATTAACTTAGTTTTTTATGATGCTTACATTGTCTAGATAGACATTCGTTGCCGCATTGCCGTCTAAAATATTGCCGAGTTCGAAAACGATTTTGCCATCGTTAAAGGTTTCTTCAGTCATGACAAAGATATAGCTATGTCGTTTCATTTCAGTCGTTAAATCCACTGTTTTTGTTGGCATATAGCTAATGAACCAAGGATCGTATGACAACTCTTTCCCTATATTGACATTCATTTTCCTTGGCACATCTGCTCTTGCATCAAACGTTACTGTATAGCTGCTGCCATTTTCAAAAAGCAGGTCCTTCTGAAAGACTTGAGGGGAATATGAAGCACCGCCAACCTGTGAAATCGCAACCTTCAGTTCTCCATTTTCAGCAACCATCTCTCCAACAGCATAACCGCCCCACTGGTCGCCCCACCATGCTGTCCAACCTGCTGTGCCTTCACCGAATGTTCCGTTGTCAATCCCAGGTGTGGAAACAGGCTCTTCTTCGGCCGTAGCGTCTCTAACCTTTAACACCACGTTATCGATAAATACATCATGTGCGCCGACTGGTGAAAGAGCGTTTTTACCAAGAAGCATTTTGAAAGACGCAATGTCATCATCGGGCATGGTGAATTCATATGTGAATTGCTGCATTTCGTCACTAAGTGGGATCACTTTTTCGAAATACCTGTGGTACTGTGCGTTTTCTACCGTAACCTCTGCCTTCCTCTCCTTCGTAGAGCGAGCGGCAAAGCTAAGCTCATAGACTACTCCCTTAGCAAGGCTTAAATTCGGCTGTTCCAAAAGGACACTCCAGGTTTCATTGCCTTCATGGCCGATACTAACTTTTGCCTCGCCATTTTCTACTGTAACTTGGCCACCTGCATCGTAATGCACATAACTTCCCCATGATGAAAAACCGTCTGAAAAATCACCATTCTTCAAAGGATATAAGTCGATATCTCCATAATCTGGAGTATTTGAAGTCTTCAACAGGACAACATCATCCAAATAGACATCGCCATCTTCGCCTCCAAAGTTAAAGACGACTCGAGCTTCTGAGTCAGATACATCTTCTGGCATTGTAAAATCAAATGTGTGCTCTTCCATATAGGAAGTGAGCTCGATTGTGTCCATTCCAGAGTAATTAACCGTGTCGTCCACGTTCATAAGACTGACTTGAATTTTTCTTGGTTCGTCTGATCTTGCTTTAAAGCTAAGCTTATAATCATTTCCCGCAACCAGGTTCATCCCTTTTTGGTCAAGCTGGACTGCTTCCGGATGGCTGCCACCATCTTCAATTGCCACTTCTAGTTCTCGTGTGTTTTCAGAAACAGATGCCGATGCAGATGCCTCGCCGACTGAGAAATTCCAATACATCATTCTATCCATGCCGCCCTGGTCAAATGTACCATTAAAAACGTGATTCCCATTCGGCAGCGGCTGCTTAGTCGCATCTTCGTCGACCGGAGTCCCAGTAATATCTTCTACTTTCACGTTACCAATCCAAACTGGGTTGGTCCCGTTTCCGCCAAGATTGAATTCAAGTCTGGCTGCGATATCGGTTTCATTCAGCATATCAAAAGTGAAGTCATAGGTTTTCAGTTCATCGGATAGCTGGAAGGATTCCTCATTAGAATACTTTACCCAGTCTCCTTCAGCGCCCGCACCAACTTTTACCATCATGTTTCTGGCAGCTGTCGATTTGGCGTCAAAGCTAACCTTATACTTCCCGCCATTTCCTAGCGAGATGTTCTGAATCATTTGCAGGGAATAAAGCGCTGATCCCGGATTTGAAATTTCTGTCTTGGCAAAATTTGTGCCATCCAGGTTTTGAACTGAAATGCTGCCAACTCCGCCAAAATCCGGTAAGTGGACAAAGTTCCAATACTTTAAATTCAGCTCATCACCAGGCATACTCACATCAGTAATTGCTTCCTCAAAATTCTGGTCATATACTAAATTCCCATCTTCCAGCGGCTGCTTTGCATTGTCAGGCAAAACAACAGGCCCTGCCACTGGCTCAACCGGCTCACGGTAATCGCGTTTTTTCAAATCGTAGACCCTTACATAATCTACTTCCATCTGGCTCGGAAACTTCGTTGTCTCATCAGGATCTCCGTCAAACCAGCCGCCAACTGCGAGGTTCATAACTAAATAGAATTCCTGATCAAAAAGTGCAGGGTAGGAAAAGTTTGCTGCATTATCCTTTCCTTTTGAGTACCATTTATTTTGAGTTTGATAGAGTTCTCCATCGACATACCAGCGCAGCTCGCCAGGCTCCCATTCAAGGGCATATGTATGCCAGCTGTCGATTCCCCTGTTCTTAGGAAGTTCGAACTCCTTGCCAGTATATTTATTGTTTGGCCAGCCTTCTCCATAATGAATTGTTCCAGCTACTTTATGCGGACTGCTTCCCCACGCCTCCATAATATCGATTTCACCTGAAGCTGCCCATGTACCATATTTATCTTCTTCAGGAAGCATCCAGATCGCGGGCCAAAGTCCTTTACCTGTCGGCAGTTTCGCCTTGATTTCGTATCGCCCGTATTTTTTGCTGAACAGGCCTTTTGTTTTCAGCTTGGCTGAAGTGTAATCATACGTTCCAAATTGATCTGTAACCTGTTCTTTTTTCGCTTTTATGACCAGCTTGCCATCATCTATAAAAGAGTTTTCACTTGAATCCGTATAATACTCTTTTTCATTGTTGCCCCAGCCTGAGGTGATTCCATTGCCATTCTCATCCACGATCCAGTTGCCAATGTCATAAGTCCATTTGCTGCGGTCGATTTCCGTGCCGTTAAACTCATCTGACCACACAAGAGTCCACTCGGATTTGTTCTGTTTGAGATTCAGGTCGTTATTTCCCGTTTTATCTTTTGGGGCAGCGATACTGGCTGCAGGCAAAACCATCATGGCACTCAACAAAAGAGCCAGAGTCTTCTTCATACCAATTCCTCCTTCATTATATTTCAAGCGTTAAAACAGACTCCTAAATTAAAACCACCTCCTTTTCATGTAATTCACTTAGCATAAAGTACATTTTGTCATGACAAGGAGGTGGCAAGCCTTAACTTTCTATAATGAATGTTGTAATCGAATGACCAGGCAGCTCGGCTTTGGCAGTCTTGCCTTCGACCGATAGTGAGAATGACTCAGTGGTTTCTGCGTCATTCATGACAACCGCAACAATCGAGCCATCTTCGTTTTTAAATGATACTGCTTTTAAAGTTTCATGATTAAGTTCATGGCCGATTCTAACTGCATTCGGCTTGATGTACTTACTGAAGTGACCAATATAATAAAAGGAACTATTATAGTGAACCTCTCCGGTTTTAGTATCAACGATGACCGGTGCATCGCAATAATTTCCTACATGGTTTGGTCCGCCCTGTTCGTTCAGGACGATATTCCAGTCAATCCAGCCTTCAAGCCAGTTGTTAATATCACCCATGATGTTCCTTGCGTAACGTTCTCCAGTATGCCATGCGCCTAGCTGTACTCCGCCTTCAATGCAGCCTTCGGTAAAAATCAGGTGCTTATCAGGGAAGTCTTCATGAATCTTGCTCAAATTCTCGAATTCTTCTGAGACATACCAGTGGAGGCCTGTGCCCCAAATATATTTAGCAGACTCTGAATCTGATAAAATCGTCTTTGCACGCTCATAGGCGATATCCCTGTTATGATCCCAGATGATGATTTTTTTATCTCCAAGGCCTTCCTGCTCCATGACAGGCCCTAAGTGGTTTTTAACGAAGTCCCGTTCTTCTTCTGCACTATATCTGCAAGAATCCCAAACCTGAGTTGCCTCCGGTTCGTTCTGAACAGTAATTCCCCAAATCGGCACGCCTTCCTTTTCCATCTCCTTGATGTACTTCGTATAGTACAACGCCCATGCCCCATAAAACTCAGGCTTCAGCTGCCCGCCATTATTCATTTCATTGTTTGTCTTCATCCATGCTGGAGGGCTCCAGGGAGAAGAAAGGATTGTCAATTCCTCTCCCCTTGCCTTCACAGCATCCTTGATAAGCGGCAATACATATTTGTTTTCACGTTCAATTGAAAAGGTTTTAAGTTCCGTGTCATTCTCTTCAACATAGGTGTAATTCTCTAGAGCAAAATCACAGCTGTGGATATGTGTCCTGCCCAGGCTGTAACCAAGACCTGTCTCCTGGTTAAAATAGCTGTCGATTATTTTTGCGCGTTCTTCCGCGGGAATTTGTGCCAGTGTGTAAGCAGCTGCCTCTGTAAAAGCTCCGCCGAATCCCATGAAGCTTTGATATTTCTTATCTGGATCAAGCTTCATCACAAAATCTTGGCCTGGCTCATCTGTAAAAGAAAGATTGCCCTTATCAGCAAAACGTTCTTCGGTATCCTTAGCAGTCTGGATCATTTTCAATTCCATGTGTCAGCACCTCATCTATTAATCTAGGTAAACATCCATTCTTGATACTTTTCCGTCCCTGACAGCTTGTGCATAGGTTTCCTGCAGCTGCTCGCTATGAATCTCAACCTCTTCGCCATTTATATGGAGGACATATTTTACTGTCTTGGCACCATCGTCCCCGAAAGTATTTCTCCTTGAAGGATTGTGATAGGTTACCGTAATCTTGCCCAGCATGGTAAATTGCACCTTGCCCTCTGAATCGAAAAGCCATGAAGGAAGAATCGGCTCGAGCTTCAACGTCAACCCTTCTTCGTTTACGTCAAAAAGCTTTTTCCCCATCATCATCAATTGCCAGATGCTTAAGAACTCTGCCGTTGTTCCACTCAGCCTCGCAACAAAACCTTGACCATGGAGACTTGAATCAGGGTTCACGCTGCTAGCGATAAAGGATGAGTTTTCAAGGACGCTCCTTCCATACACTTCCGCATCCATGAATGGAGGCATCGCATAGTTGATATCTTCATAGAACTCATCATACAATCCGGATTTCAAGACACTGAGCAGATACTTGAATTCCATATGCATGAAGATGGATTCACGCTCAAGCCATCCAGGAGTAAATGCCCTCGCCCGGCCGATATCAAAGGTTTGGTCTTCAAGAGAACCAGAAGTTTTGTACATTTTCAGCTTACTATCGTAAATTTCCGAGTTCCTTACATGCTGATAGGTCGACCTCGCTGTTTGGTGATCAGCAGTCTTCAATGCCCTTGCAGGACCTTCAAGGAAATGCGGAAGAACAGACACTTTAAAGCTATTGACCTTTACTAAAGGCAAGCCCTTTTTATTCTGTTTTTCATTTCCGCTTTCATCCACAATCTTTTCCCAGTCAACAGCTTCGAAAGAGAAGTAGGTAGGAATCAGCCCATTGCCAAGCTCTGTCGCTTTATCGATTCCCGCTTTTGTTTTAAGAAGCATTTGCTTTGCATAAGCAGTAAGCTTTTGTAACTCAATGTTCTTTTCTGTACCTTCAAATCCGTTTTTCACTAACTCGCGGTATTTTTCACGGGCAGAGGCTGTTTGATCCCAGTAGCTGTACTCATCCAGCTCGCCATTTTCAATTTGATTCAGGAATTCCACAACTGTCTCAGCCAGATCGACTACTTCTGCAGGAAGTGTAACCTCCAGCTCACCAGCATCTCCAGAAGCGATGACAAATTCGAACAGGCGTTTCAGCTCTAATGTCTCACTCATGGCTGATCCGAAAATTCCTGGCAGGCCATTCATGGAATCATTCCAGCCTGGCTTATTCGCTTCCATTTCCACACCCATACCATAAGGATCCAATGTAGAAAATTTCAGCAGTGCAAGCGAGAATAGTTTGCTGTAAAGATTGGATGTAAAGAACTCACCGTCAGGCTTCCTCACCCAATTTGACTCTTTCTGATGTCCAAATTCAGTAATGGCATCGTATTGGCGGACCTTGCCATTTGCCAGGACATATTTTTCAGAACGCGGGTTCACAAATACTGGGCTAAGGAAGTATTTGTAGCCATGATCATCAAATAATAGCTGCGCCTTATTTTCTGGATACACCTTCAAATAGTTTTCAACCAAATCGAGATTGTACGTCCAGTGGTCCATCCAGTAGCCTTCTCCAAACTCCGCTTCAATGTTCTGGGAGCTCCTTGAAAGAACTTTTTTCAGGAAATCCGGAAGAGATGAAGAAAGCTGAATGTCACTGTCTGAGATCGTTTGAAGTAAATCACCTGGTGTATAGGTTCCGCTCAGCTTCTTTTTGATGAATTCAGCATCCTTCTGGTCTGGAACCACCTCATCAAGCCAAGCCCAATCAGATTGATCTTTTAGTTCAAAGCTTGCTCCTTTTACAACGAGCGGATTATAGCCATCCGCCTGGATCAGGCTCATGAACAGCTTGATATTGTAGTCTCCCGTCTCAGGATGGAAAAATACGTCATTCCTGCGGTTCTGGTTCACATCCCGGAAGTTGCCGTTCCCCTGCGAGAAGTATTCAGGCGCAAGCGAGAAGAAGTTGTAATCCCTCTCCAGATCGCCGTGCTTGCGGGAAAAAACATAATAAGTAAAGGCTGAATCCTCACTTTCCAATTCAATTGGAAAGCCGCCTCGCAGCACATTGTCAAGATAGCTCTGGTTTACATAGGCATCAAATAGTGGTGACGCTGTCTTTGTTTCAATATCCTTCGTAATCTCTGTAACAAGGCTCTGTGCTTCTTCATATTTTCTTTCCATATATCCGCCAGCTCTGATGTCGGCTGCTTTTTCATTGATGATTTCAATGTCCTTCACATGGCCGATCAGGGTATGGAAGGAAAGTTTAGCACCTTGCTCAAGCACTCGGCCCAAACCGGAGAAACCGCAAGGAACCTTATTGGAGGTTACCGGCTCAGCTGCTATTAACTCATCAATAGACGATTTTTCAAACTCATCAGGATAAGACAGTGAACTGTTCGAACCAAAGATCAGGTCCACATCCACGATTGGCTTGATCAGCTGACCTTCATCATCAAAGCTTAAATAAAAATGTCCCTTTGAAACCTCTTCAACTTCCGCCGAATCATTCGTTGATGAGCGGACTCGGTAGTATGGAATGCCATTTTCAAGATTGAATACATCCATCCAGCTTTTCAGTGTGTTCCCAACTGCTTTATAAGCAGCGTCATCAATTCCAAACGGGATAATTGCAGGCAGCCCATCAATGATCTCAAATTCAAGTGGACTCTCAGAAAGATTTTCGACTTCCACCTTTCTTGCCAGAGCGCCAAAGTTCTCATTCGGAAGCGTGAAATACGTTACTACTGTTTTCACGCCATGTTGATGGTTGATTTCTTCGAGCTTCATCTCATTTTCTTTTATATACATCGTTCTCTTTCGGTCTTTCTTGCTTCCATATGAAGAAAACGGCTCAAAAACGGTATTTCCATTCAGCTTGATGAATGTGCGGAAACCATTTGTCCCTACTCGCTGATACGCCTGATTTGCCGGGAAAAATTCAGTTATAGCATGATTTTTGTCCTGCACACCGAAGCTGACAATTCCCTGCCCTCGGTTGACGTAGAACGCCCAGATTGGTATACCGTATAAACCTGCCAGGCCAGGGAGAAAGCTTGAGAATGTTTTTGCCTGATCGAATTCCTGTATTACAAGATATTGATTTTCATCAAAGCGGTATCTTTCCATTATTGATCACTCCGAAGTCATTGGATTTAGATTGAACGGTTCCTGATAATTTCTGCATAACGGTAACCGCTATCTTTAAGAATTCTTTCCTGAGTTTCAAAATCAACATAAGTAATTCCAAAACGTTTGTCGTAGCCAAATGCCCATTCGAAATTATCGAGCAATGACCATAGATAATATCCAGCGATGTTCATGCCCTCTTCATTAAGC
It contains:
- a CDS encoding aldo/keto reductase; the encoded protein is MKYRQLGSTGIKVSEVGFGAWQLGNARDWEGMENNQAVKLVHEALEQGCNFFDTAPNYGGGNSESLLGKALTGRRSEAVINSKFGHHPDNTLNFDSQKIRSSVENSLRRLKTDYLDSILLHNPPFEILTGVTDHFDVLESLKQEGKIRAYGASVDSAREMDELIRNTGSQVIEVMFNIFHQEPRKAFKKAAEKNVGLIVKVPLDSGWLSGKYGENSIFTDIRSRWSREQLKKRAELLPVLKEMLEPGESLVQLALRYILNYQEVSTVIPGNKNLEQLIENLSASDKSISVEKAEKIEEIWEQKLQADPLGW
- a CDS encoding MATE family efflux transporter is translated as MTIQKNNSLPKQIGLLALTWPIFIEMFLHMLMGSTDTFMLSHISDEAVAAVGVANQLVFFMILVFGFVATGTAVLVSQNLGAGLQVDARKISGLSLSLNLIFGVLVSIIVVVFNDLFLQMFNLTPEIHRLAQQYLTIVGGTLFTQALLVTASAILRANGLTKEAMVISIVMNIIHLAGNSIFIYGLFGVPEMGVQGVAISTAISRAIAVILIFRLLYRRLPMKIAVEDYLNFNKSFIKKILKIGVPSAGENVVYNTSQMAITVIIGLLGAMALTTRVYTFNIMSFMMLFGIAIGQGTQILIGYKVGAREFDKAYHQLLKSLKLSIIITMAITVVIVAVREPILGVFTDNKEIIREGSMVLLLCLILEPGRTFNIVVISSLRAAGDAVFPVKMALVSMWGISVPLAYFLGITMGFGLSGIWIAFIVDEWFRGIIMYIRWRSRVWEKKVLVDDRVQTA
- a CDS encoding carbohydrate binding domain-containing protein; protein product: MKKTLALLLSAMMVLPAASIAAPKDKTGNNDLNLKQNKSEWTLVWSDEFNGTEIDRSKWTYDIGNWIVDENGNGITSGWGNNEKEYYTDSSENSFIDDGKLVIKAKKEQVTDQFGTYDYTSAKLKTKGLFSKKYGRYEIKAKLPTGKGLWPAIWMLPEEDKYGTWAASGEIDIMEAWGSSPHKVAGTIHYGEGWPNNKYTGKEFELPKNRGIDSWHTYALEWEPGELRWYVDGELYQTQNKWYSKGKDNAANFSYPALFDQEFYLVMNLAVGGWFDGDPDETTKFPSQMEVDYVRVYDLKKRDYREPVEPVAGPVVLPDNAKQPLEDGNLVYDQNFEEAITDVSMPGDELNLKYWNFVHLPDFGGVGSISVQNLDGTNFAKTEISNPGSALYSLQMIQNISLGNGGKYKVSFDAKSTAARNMMVKVGAGAEGDWVKYSNEESFQLSDELKTYDFTFDMLNETDIAARLEFNLGGNGTNPVWIGNVKVEDITGTPVDEDATKQPLPNGNHVFNGTFDQGGMDRMMYWNFSVGEASASASVSENTRELEVAIEDGGSHPEAVQLDQKGMNLVAGNDYKLSFKARSDEPRKIQVSLMNVDDTVNYSGMDTIELTSYMEEHTFDFTMPEDVSDSEARVVFNFGGEDGDVYLDDVVLLKTSNTPDYGDIDLYPLKNGDFSDGFSSWGSYVHYDAGGQVTVENGEAKVSIGHEGNETWSVLLEQPNLSLAKGVVYELSFAARSTKERKAEVTVENAQYHRYFEKVIPLSDEMQQFTYEFTMPDDDIASFKMLLGKNALSPVGAHDVFIDNVVLKVRDATAEEEPVSTPGIDNGTFGEGTAGWTAWWGDQWGGYAVGEMVAENGELKVAISQVGGASYSPQVFQKDLLFENGSSYTVTFDARADVPRKMNVNIGKELSYDPWFISYMPTKTVDLTTEMKRHSYIFVMTEETFNDGKIVFELGNILDGNAATNVYLDNVSIIKN
- a CDS encoding glycoside hydrolase family 30 protein, coding for MELKMIQTAKDTEERFADKGNLSFTDEPGQDFVMKLDPDKKYQSFMGFGGAFTEAAAYTLAQIPAEERAKIIDSYFNQETGLGYSLGRTHIHSCDFALENYTYVEENDTELKTFSIERENKYVLPLIKDAVKARGEELTILSSPWSPPAWMKTNNEMNNGGQLKPEFYGAWALYYTKYIKEMEKEGVPIWGITVQNEPEATQVWDSCRYSAEEERDFVKNHLGPVMEQEGLGDKKIIIWDHNRDIAYERAKTILSDSESAKYIWGTGLHWYVSEEFENLSKIHEDFPDKHLIFTEGCIEGGVQLGAWHTGERYARNIMGDINNWLEGWIDWNIVLNEQGGPNHVGNYCDAPVIVDTKTGEVHYNSSFYYIGHFSKYIKPNAVRIGHELNHETLKAVSFKNEDGSIVAVVMNDAETTESFSLSVEGKTAKAELPGHSITTFIIES
- a CDS encoding cellobiose phosphorylase — translated: MERYRFDENQYLVIQEFDQAKTFSSFLPGLAGLYGIPIWAFYVNRGQGIVSFGVQDKNHAITEFFPANQAYQRVGTNGFRTFIKLNGNTVFEPFSSYGSKKDRKRTMYIKENEMKLEEINHQHGVKTVVTYFTLPNENFGALARKVEVENLSESPLEFEIIDGLPAIIPFGIDDAAYKAVGNTLKSWMDVFNLENGIPYYRVRSSTNDSAEVEEVSKGHFYLSFDDEGQLIKPIVDVDLIFGSNSSLSYPDEFEKSSIDELIAAEPVTSNKVPCGFSGLGRVLEQGAKLSFHTLIGHVKDIEIINEKAADIRAGGYMERKYEEAQSLVTEITKDIETKTASPLFDAYVNQSYLDNVLRGGFPIELESEDSAFTYYVFSRKHGDLERDYNFFSLAPEYFSQGNGNFRDVNQNRRNDVFFHPETGDYNIKLFMSLIQADGYNPLVVKGASFELKDQSDWAWLDEVVPDQKDAEFIKKKLSGTYTPGDLLQTISDSDIQLSSSLPDFLKKVLSRSSQNIEAEFGEGYWMDHWTYNLDLVENYLKVYPENKAQLLFDDHGYKYFLSPVFVNPRSEKYVLANGKVRQYDAITEFGHQKESNWVRKPDGEFFTSNLYSKLFSLALLKFSTLDPYGMGVEMEANKPGWNDSMNGLPGIFGSAMSETLELKRLFEFVIASGDAGELEVTLPAEVVDLAETVVEFLNQIENGELDEYSYWDQTASAREKYRELVKNGFEGTEKNIELQKLTAYAKQMLLKTKAGIDKATELGNGLIPTYFSFEAVDWEKIVDESGNEKQNKKGLPLVKVNSFKVSVLPHFLEGPARALKTADHQTARSTYQHVRNSEIYDSKLKMYKTSGSLEDQTFDIGRARAFTPGWLERESIFMHMEFKYLLSVLKSGLYDEFYEDINYAMPPFMDAEVYGRSVLENSSFIASSVNPDSSLHGQGFVARLSGTTAEFLSIWQLMMMGKKLFDVNEEGLTLKLEPILPSWLFDSEGKVQFTMLGKITVTYHNPSRRNTFGDDGAKTVKYVLHINGEEVEIHSEQLQETYAQAVRDGKVSRMDVYLD